In the genome of Streptomyces sp. SLBN-118, the window CTGCTCGTTCTGGCTCGCGGACGACCTGGCGATGATCGGCCGGGTGGACGAGGCGCGGCGGCTCTTCGAGAAGCTGCTCTCGCTGCGCAACGACCTGGGGCTGCTGGCCGAGGAGTGGGACGCGAAGCTGCAGCGGCAGGTGGGGAACTTCCCGCAGGCGTTCAGCCATGTCCCCCTGATCGACACGGCGCTGCGGCTGACGGCCTCGGGCGCGTACGGAGGGTAGAGCGCGAGGAGCGCGGCACGACGAAGGCGCGGCGGGCGGAAGCACGGCGGACAGGAGCCCGGCAAATCGGCTCGACCGATCATGCCCTCCTTGCCGGGATTACGATGAGAAGGTCCCCTCGCGCCCTCGGAAGGGGGCCACTATGGCGCCCCAGAACATCACGGAGGCCACCCTGGCCGGCCTCCGCAGGGAACTGACCGGCGATGCGTACGCCCCCGGCGATCCGGAGTACGACGACGCTCGCACCGTCTTCAACGGCATGATCGACCGGCGTCCCGCCGTCATCGCCCAGTGCGAGTCGGGACCGGATGTCGCCAGGGCGGTCCGCTTCGGCCGTGAGAACGACCTGGAGATCGCCGTCCGCGGCGGCGGCCACAGCGTCGCGGGCATGGCGCTCACCGACGGCGGAATCGTCGTCGACCTGCGCCGCATCCATACCGTGGTCGTCGATCCCCAGTCCCGGGCGGCACGGATCGGCGGCGGTGCCACCATGAGCCATCTGGACCGGGCGACCCAGCCCCACGCTCTGGCGACCACCGGCGGGCGGGCGTCCACCACGGGCGTCGGCGGCTTCACGCTGGGCGGCGGATCGGGCTGGCTGGAGCGCAAGTGGGGCCTGGCCTGCGACAATCTCATCGCCGTGGAGCTGGTGACCGCCGACGGCGACACGGTCCACGCCAGTGCGGACGAGAACCAGGAGCTGTTCTGGGCACTGCACGGCGGTGGCGGCAACTTCGGAGTGGCCACGGCCATCACCCTGCAACTGCACCCGCTTCCGGCGATGTCGATCGCCATGCTGCTCTTCCAGCCCGAGGCCGGCCCCCAAGTCGTACGCGCCTACCGTGACTTCATCGAGTCCGCGCCGGACGAGGTCGGCGGTGGCTGCATCTACATCACCGGGCCGCCCGAGCCGTTCGTTCCCGAGCACATGGTCGGCAAGCTCGTGCTCGCCGTGCTGGTGACCTACACGGGCTCGGAGGACGAGATCCGTGATGTGAGCGCGCCGATGCTGGGGCTCGGCCACCAGGCGGAGGTCATCACCGAGCTGCCGTACGCGGAGCTCCAGTGCATGCTCGACGACCCGCCTCTCATGCGTAACTACTGGTCCGCGGAGTACATGACGAGCTTCCCGGACGAGGCCGTCGACGCCTACTGTTCCCGAGCGGCCGACATGCCCGTGCCGACGGGCACTCAACATGTCCTGTTCCCGATGGGCGGCGCGGTGGCCGAGGGCCCGGCCGACTATCCCGTGCCTTGGCGCGAGGCGCCGTGGGCCGTGCATCCCTTCGGTATCTGGGAGAGTCCCGACGACGACGAGCGGGCCAAGCAGTGGGTGCGGGACGTACGCGCCGATGTGAGGCCCTGGTCGATGGGCGCGACGTATCTGAACTTCATCGGGCGCGAGGGACAGGAGCGGGTGGTCGCCGCCTACGGAGAGGACAACTACAAGCGCCTGGCCGCGGTGAAGGCCCAGTACGACCCCGAGAACGTGTTCCGGCTGAACCACAACATCAGACCGGCGTCCCCGAACGGGGCCTGACGACTGCCTGCGGGGGCCCTGGTGATGAGCGCGGACGCACCGGCCCGGTAGCGTCCGCGTCGCCGGTCCGGCCCGAGTGAAAGCGCGAGGCGACAGTCAGTGGAGACCCAAGGTGGCATCACGGTGCAGCGGGCGCTGGAACTGCCCGGACTGCGCGCCGGACTTCCGGAGGTCGTCGCCGGCGCGGACCGGCTGCAGCGGACGGTGCGCTGGGTGCACGCCGGTGAGGCACCCAACATCGCCTCCCTGCTCAAGGGCGGCGAGCTGCTGCTCACCACGGGCATGGGGCTCGGCACCCGCCCCGCCGAACAGCGGGCCTTCGTACGGGGGCTCGCGGACCGCGGCATCGCCGCGCTCGTGGTGGAGCTGGGGCCGCGCTTCAACCGGCTGCCCTCGGTGATCGTGGAGACCGCGCGGGCGGCCGGGCTGCCGCTCGTGCAGCTGCACCGGGAGGTCCCCTTCGTCTCGGTGACCGAGGAGGTCCACACCGAGATCGTCAACGGGCACTACGCCCTGCTGCGGCAGGCCGAGGAAGTACACCGGCGGTGTACGGAGGTGCTGCTCGAAGGGGGCGGGGTGCCCCAAGTGCTGCGTATCCTCGCCGACTTCACCGCGAACCCCGTCTTTCTGGAGACGGCGGACGGACAGCTCCTGTACGCGGCCGGATCCCATGCGGGACGGGCCGGGGCGGATCCGCTCCAGGTGTGGGACGGGCTGCGGGGCCAGCGTGCGGCACGGGAGTCGCCGCCGGCCGGGACGGTCCTGGTCGACGTCCCCGGCGGGGGGCAGGGCGCCGCGTCGGTGCGTGCGCGCCTCGTCCTGTTGGCCGTCGGCTCCCCGCTGCTGACGGTGCACCGGATGGCGGCGGAGCGGGCGGCCGGGCTGCTGGCGGTCGTCCTGATGCAGGCCCGTCAGGAGGAGGAGCTGGCGGCCCGCGGCCGGGGCGACTTCCTGACGGATCTGGCGGAGGGCCGCATCACGGCGGAGGACGCACCGGCCCAGGCGAGGGTCCTGGGATTCAAGCCGGGCGAGGGACCGCTGCTGCCGGTCGTCATGCGCCTGGCGGCCGAGCTCTCGCCGTCCGGGAACTGGGCGTTGCTCGCCCGAGCGGTGCTGGAGGAGCTGTCGGCGGTCGGCGTACCGGTACTGCTGGGCGTACGCCCCGTGGAGGGACGGGTTCCGCTTCTCCTCGGCCTGCGCTCCGAGTCCGAACGCCATGCCGTTGCCGACCGGGTCGCCGCAGCGCTGCGGGCGGGCGTCGAACGAGCCGGCCTGGAACGCGCGGGCGCGCACCCGCCGGTCGTGGTCGTCGGCATGGCGGGCGGCTGGGCGGCGGCATCGGCGGGCCTGCGTCACGCCTCGGAAGCGGCGACGGCGGCACAGGGCCTCTCGGACCGCCCGTGGTACGACGCCCGCCGCCTGGACATCGACCTCCTGCTGTGGCGCTTGCGCGAGCACCCGGACCTGTCTGCCTTCGTGGAACGCGCGATCGGCCCCCTGCGCGATCACGACGCCTCCTCGCGCCCCCCACTGCTCCCCACGCTGCAGACGTACTTGGCGCACGCGGGCCGCAAGGCGGAAACGGCCCGCGAGCTCCACTTGAACCGCCAGACGCTGTACAACCGCCTTGCCCGCATCTCGGAACTGCTGGGCACGGACCTGGACGACCCGCAGACGGTACTCGCCCTGAGCCTGGCCCTGCGGGCGAGACGCCTCGTGCCCTGAGGCGCTGCCGTCACCGGCCCGCCACCACCTCGTCGTACACGCTCAGGACCTGCGCGATCGTCTCGTCCTCCGTCGGCCAGGTCCCCGCCTGCACCCGCCCCGCCGCCGTCAGTTCGCCCCGCCGCCCCGCGTCCCCCAGCAGCCGGGTCACCGCGTCGGCGAGCGCGGCCGCGTTCCCGTACGGGACCAGTTCCGCCGCGTCGCCCACGAGTTCCGGGGTGCCGCCGACCGCTGTCGCAACCAGGGGGACACCCAGGCGCAGGGCCTCCTGGGCGAGCAGTGAGCGGGCCTCCCAGCGGCTTGGGAGAAGGGCGAGGTCCGCAGCTGCCAGGAGGTCGCCGATGTCGTCCCGGCGGCCCGCCAGCCGTACCGGCAGATCCTCCGTGTCGATGCGCCGCTGGAGCGCACCCCTCTCCGGCCCCTCCCCCGCGATCACCACCAGCGGCACCGGGTCGAGGCCGCGCCACAGCCGCGCTGCGTCCAGCAACGTCCCGTACCCCCGGTGCGGCACGAGGCTGCCCACCGCCATCAGCAACGGCCGGTCCACCGCGCCCAGTTCCGCTCGCGACTTGTTCTCGGCCCGGCCCGGACACGCGCGCGGTGCGGGCACCGCGACCCGTGCGAGGCGAGCGTCGCGCGCACCGCGCCGGCGGGCCCGGTCGACCAGTTCCGAGCAGGTGCCGAGGACAACCGCCGCCGCCCGCGCAGCCCTTCGCTCCATCAGCCGCACTACCTGACCGCGCGCGCCCTCGTCGTGAGAGCGGGTGTGCCAGGTGACGATGAGCGGCACGCGCTGCCCGCTGAGCGCCAGCGCGGCACGCAGGGCGGCATGCAGACCGTGCGCGTGCACCACGTCCGCCTTGGCGCAGAAGGCGCGCAGTGCCCCGATCGCCGCCGGATCACTCCGCCGCGGTACGGCGGCGAAGTGCGCCCCGGCGCCGGGGAAGTCGTAGAGGTGCTCCAGTTCGGCGGGGGCGCACACCGTCACCCGCACGCCCCGCGCCACCAGCCCCGCGGCCAGCGACCTGGCATGCGCGCTGCTGCCCGCACTGCCGCCCCCCAGCACCTGGACCGTACGCAGCTGTGTCACCCGCCAAGGATGCCAGCCCGTACGCACGTTCCGGCACTGTCGGGGTGTCGTTGCCGTTCCCGCGCCGGGCGGCGCGGGGCGCGGTGTCACTCACATGGGTGATCCCGCGAGCCTGCTGACCTCGTCCCCATACACCGCCGCCGTGATCAGGGCCGCCGCGTGAACGGCAAGCCCGGCACGGCCGTTGCCCGCGGCGATCGCGGTGCCCAGTGCCGCGCCCAGGGCGTGGGCCCCGGTGTCGCCGAGCATGGTCCGCTCGCCCAGGTCCTCGGTGACGATCGCGGCCGCGGCTCCCATGGGCGCCGCGGCGAGCGCGCCGGCGGCGCCCCGGCGCAGCAGGCCGGGCGCGCCGATCCCGAGGACGGCGACGGCGGCCCGTCCCGGCGCGACGTCCACGAGGTTGACCAGATGCGCGGTGCCCGCGATCACGATCCCGGCCAGGAGCCTGTCGACCGGCCGCTCCTTGAGCAGCGTCCCCGCGGCGAGCCCCGCGGCCCCGATCCCGAAGAGTTTCACGGCCCCGCTGGTCACCTCGCCCTGCCGGAGCGCACCCAGATGCGCCCTGAAGCCGCGCCGGTGGTCTCCCTTCAGGTCGTCGTACGCCCCGCACGCCCCCGCCGCGACCACCGCGAGAGCGGCCGGACCCGAAGTGCCCAGCGCGGCCCCGACCGCGGTGGCGGGCCCGGCGTAGAGGTCGACGGTGCGGCCCGCGTAGTTCGTGCGCTGCCACCGCGCGGGATCACCGGGCGCCCGCCTGCGCAGCGCCTCGTACACGGACCGGGTCGCCCCGAAGGCGGTGGCGAACGCCGTCGCGCGTCTCATCAGCCGTCCGCCCGCGCGGTGGCGAGCAGTTCCTCCGCGTGCGCCCGCGCCGTCTGGGAGTCCTCCTGGCCGGCCAGCATCCGCGACAGCTCGCGCACCCTGTCCTCACCTTCGAGAACCGTGACGCCGGACCGCGTCACCGATCCGTCGTTCGTCTTCTCGACCAGCAGCTGCCGGTCGGCGAACGCCGCCACCTGCGGCAGATGTGTCACGACCACCACCTGCGCCGTCTTCGCCAGCTTCGCGAGACGGCGCCCGATCTCGACCGCGGCCTTTCCGCCCACGCCCGCATCGACCTCGTCGAAGAGATACGTCGGCACCGGGTCGGTCCCCGCGAAGACGACCTCGACCGCGAGCATCACGCGCGAGAGCTCACCGCCCGAGGCCCCCTTGGCGATCGGCCGCGGCGGCGCGCCCGGGTGCGGGGCCAGCAGCAGTTCGACCTCGTCGACGCCGGAGGGGCCGTACGCCACGGTGCGGCCGCCGACCTCGACACCCTCTGGGTCCTCGCTCTGGCGGATCTCGAAGGACACGCGCGCGTGGGGCATCGCGAGCGAGGCCAGTTCGGCGGTGACCGCTTCGGCGAACCGCGCCGCCGCCTCCGAACGTGCGTCTGTCAACGCCTGTGCCAGGCCCGACAGTTCGCTGCGCAGCGCGTCCCGTTCGGCCGCCAGCTCCCCGATCCGGTCGTCGTCGCCGTCCAGCTCGGTGAGGCGCTCGGCGCCCTGTTCGGACCATGCGAGTACGGCGGCAATGCCCTCACCCTGCCCGGCGTACTTGCGCGTCAGCGCCGTCAGCGCCGCCCGCCGTTCCTCCACCGCGGCAAGGCGCAGCGGATCGGCGTCCAGATTGTCCGCGTATCCGGCGAGCTCTCCGGCCACATCCCCGAGCAGGATGGAGATCTCCCCCATCCGGTCCGCGAGCGCGGCCAGCGCCGGGTCGTGGGAGCGCACGGCGTCCAGCGCCCGTCCCGCACCCGCGACGAGCGTGGTGGCGTCGACGCCCTCCGGGTCCTCGGGATTGCCCGCCAGCGCGGCGTGAGCGACGGACGCGGCGGAGGCCAGAGCCTCGGCGTGCCCGAGCCGCTCGGCCTCGGCGGCGAGTTCGAGGTCTTCGCCCGCGCGCGGCTCGACGCCCTCGATCTCGCCCAGACCGAAGCGCAGCAGGTCGGCTTCCTGGGCCCGCTCACGCGCGCGTGTGGTCAGTTCGTCCAGCTCCACGCTGACGGCCCGCAGCCGCCGGTAGGCGGACGCGTACTTGGCGTGCGGCCCGGTGACCGCGTCGCCCGCGTACCGGTCGAGCGCCTCCCGCTGCCGCGCGGGCCGCAGCAGCCCCTGCTGGTCGGTCTGGCCGTGTACGGCGACGAGCTCGTCGGCCAGCTCGGACAGCATGCCGACCGGCACGGACCGCCCCCCGAGGTGGGCGCGCGAGCGCCCCTCGGCCGAGACGGTTCTGCTGATCAGCAGGGTGCCCTCGTCGAGTTCCGCCCCGGCCTCCTCGGCTCGCAGCGCGGCGGAGGCGCCGGCGGACACGCTGATCCGCCCCTCCACCACCGCCGACTTGGCGCCGATCCGCACCAGCGCCGGGTCGGCGCGCCCGCCGAGCAGCAGCCCCAGGCTGGTGACGACCATGGTCTTGCCCGCGCCCGTCTCGCCGGTCACCGCGGTGAAACCGGGCGACAGCTCGACGACAGCGTCGTCGATGACCCCGAGCGACCGTATCCGCATCTCCTCCAACACGGACACGACCTTACGAGGTCCGGGGGCCGCCGTGCGACGGACCCCGGCTCCGGATTCACCCGACCGGGAAGAAGCGCGTGCCGCGCCTGTACGGCGAGGCCCCGGTCGCGTCCTAGTGGGGCGCTCCGCGCCACCCCGACACCGGCAGCGCGAACTTCGCCACAAGCCGGTCCGTGAACGACGCGTGATGCAGCCGAGCCAGCCGCACCGGGACGGCGCCACGCCGCACCTCCACCCGTGCCGCGGGCGGCAGTTCGATGGTTCTGCGGCCGTCGCACCACAGCACTCCGTGCGGGGTGTTGCGCTGGACCTCGACCGCGAGCACCGACGTCGGAGACGTCACCAGCGGCTTGGCGAACAGCGCGTGCGCGCTGATCGGCACCATCAGCAGCGCCTCCACCTCCGGCCAGACCACCGGCCCGCCCGCCGAGAAGGCGTACGCCGTGGAGCCGGTCGGTGTCGCACAGACGATGCCGTCGCAGCCGAAGCCGGTCACCGGCCGCCCGTCGATCTCCAGGACGACCTCCAGCATCCGGTCGGGCGAGACCTTCTGCACGGCCGCCTCGTTCAGCGCCCAGTCCTGGTGCACGACATCGCCGTTGGTGTGCACGACGACATCGATGGTCATGCGCTCCTCGACCTCGTACGCGCGTGTGACGACCCGGTCGACGACCTTGTCGAGGTCGTCGCGCTCGGCCTCGGCGAGGAAGCCGACCCGCCCCAGGTTGACACCGAGCATCGGCACCCCGGACGCGCGGGCGAACTCGGCGCCGCGCAGCAGCGTTCCGTCTCCGCCGAGGACGATCAGGAGTTCGCAGCCGTCGAGGACTTCGGGGGTCGCCTCACTGACCGTCTCGACGGACGACGGCAGCGGCAGGTCGGCCGCCTCAGCCGCCAGTACGCGTACGCCGAGACCGCTGCGCAGCAACCCCTGTACGACGAGTTCCGCGCTCCGGATCGCCGCCGGGCGGCCGGTGTGTGCGAGCAGGAAAACGGTACGTGTCGATGTCGCTGCTGGTGTCGCTGCTGGTGTCGTTGTCAACGAGGTCCCTCCGCCACTGCACGGTCGACATCCGCCGGATCGAGCTGGGGCGCTCCGGCCCGGAGCCACAGAAAGTACTCGACGTTTCCGGAGGGTCCCGGCAGCGGGCTGGCTGTGACGCCCTGCACGCCGAGACCGAGCTCGGCGGCCTTGCCTGCCACGGCCTTGACCGCTTCCGCGCGCAGCTCGGGGCTGCGGACGACCCCGCCGCTGCCGAGGCGTTCCCTGCCCACCTCGAACTGCGGCTTGACCATCAGCACCAGGTCCGCGTCGGGCGCGGCACAGCGCGCCAGGGCGGGCAGCACAAGACCGAGCGGAATGAACGACAGATCGCCCACCACAAGGTCCACCGGCACTCCGTCGATCGACTCCAATGTCAATTCACGCACGTTGGTACGGTCCTTGACGCTCACGCGTTCATCGCTCTGAAGAGACCACGCGAGTTGCCCGTAGCCGACGTCGACCGCCACGACGTGTCCGGCCCCAGATCGCAGCAGTACGTCCGTGAAGCCGCCCGTCGACGCACCGGCGTCCAGCGCCCGCCGTCCCTCGATCTTGAGACCGAGCGGCATGAACGCGGCGAGCGCTCCCGCGAGCTTGTGGCCGCCGCGCGAGACGTAGTCCGGGTCGCCGTCGTCGGAGGCGACGACGATGGCCGCGCTGGTCTCGACCTGGGTGGCGGACTTCGTCGCCGTGTTGCCGCCGACGGTCACCCGCCCTGCGGCGATCAGCTGGCTCGCGTGCTCACGCGAGCGCGCGAGGTTGCGGCGTACCAGCTCGGCGTCGAGACGGCGGCGGGCCACTCCTGCCACGTTCGGTTCAGCTCCTGTGGTTGTACGAAGGCGAAGGCAAGGGCCCCGCGGGTACGGGCGCCGGGCGTGCGTCGAGCGCTGTCAGCGCGTCCCGCAGCCCCCTGTGTACATCCTCGTACACCTCAAGGTGCCCGTCCGCCGGGAGGTGGTCGGCGTCGGCCAGCCGCTCCAGCTGGACGTCCACGCCGGCGTTGCCGGTGGGCACGCGCTGGACGCCCAGGGGAGCCTGCGCGGCAGGCTCGTACGCCGGGGGCGCGGCGGGTTCGTGCACCTGAGGGGCAGTGGCTTCCTGGTGGATCCCCTGCTCGTCGATCTGCGGTCCCGGCATCGAGTCGCTCATGCCCAGACGCTACCGCGAAGCCCTGAGGTACGGTCGATCACGATGGCGACGACGGAAGAGTGCCGCAGCGCACTCGACAAACTCTCGGACAACCTGGCGCGGGCGGACGGCGAAGTGCAGGGCGCGGCCGCGCTCGACCGTTCCCTCAGCTGCCACATCAAGGACCTGGACATCACCTTCACCGGCCGTCTCGACGACGGCCGGATCGAGGTGACGGACACCATCCAGGGGCCGCCGCGCGAGAAGGCGCAGATCCGCCTCGCGATGAGCGGCGACGACCTGGTCGCGATGGTGGACGGCGAGCTGAACTTCGCGAAGGCCTGGGCCTCGGGCCGGGTCAGGCTCGAGGCGGGCTTCCGCGATCTGCTGCGGCTTCGGACGATGCTGTAGCGGGCAGGAGCGGCAGCCGCTGCGACGCGGGGGCGGCACGCCTGCGTGCCGCCGGTACCACCAGCGGCGTCCCGGACTCCGGATCGTCGATGACCTGGCTCTTCACTCCGAAGACGTGCTCGACCAGCTCGGCGGTCACCACGTCGGCGGGGACGCCCTCGGCGACGACCCTTCCCTCACGCAGGGCGATGAGATGCGTCGCGTAACGGGCGGCCTGGTTGAGGTCGTGGAGTACGGCGACGAGTGTGCGCCCCTGCCCCTCGTGCAGCTCGGCGCACAGGTCGAGCACCTCCAGCTGATGCTGGATGTCGAGGAAGGTCGTGGGCTCGTCGAGCAGCAGCAGCGGCGTCTGCTGGGCGAGCGCCATCGCGATCCATACGCGTTGGCGCTGACCGCCGGACAGTTCGTCGACATAGCGCTCTGCCAGTTCGCCGACTCCGGTCGCCGCCATCGACTCATCGACAATCCGCTCGTCCTCGGCCGACCACTGGCGCAGCAGCCCCTGATGCGGGTAGCGGCCGCGCGCCACCAGGTCGGCGACGGTGATCCCGTCCGGCGCGATCGACGACTGCGGCAACAGGCCGAGCGTCTTGGCGACCTTCTTGGCGGGCAGGGAGTGGATGGAGTGTCCGTCGAGCAGCACACGGCCGTGGGACGGCTTGATCATCCGGGACAAGGCACGCAGCAGTGTCGACTTTCCGCAGGCGTTCGGGCCGACGATCACCGTGAAGGAGTGGTCGGGGATCTCCACCGAGAGGTTCTCGGCGATGACGCGCCGGTCGTAGCCGAGGGTGACCGATTCCGCGGTGAGGCGCTGCATGGGGGGCGTACTCCTGGAGTGGTGGTTCACGGGTTTCATATGCGGCCCGCCTTGCGTTCGGTGACCAGCAGCCAGAGCAGATAACAGCCGCCCAGCACCCCGGTGACCACACCGACCGGCAGCTGACGGTCGCCGAAGGCCGTGGTGCCGGCCCAGTCGGCGATCAGCAGGAGCGCGGCGCCCATCACCGAGGCGGCAGCCAGGTTCGGCCCCGGGGAGCGGGTCAGCCGGCGGGCGAGCTGCGGGGCGCTCAGGGCCACGAAGGCGATCGGCCCGGCGGCTGCGGTCGCGACCGCGACGAGCAGGACGCCCGAGCCCATGAGCACCAGGCGGGTGCGCTCGACGGGCACTCCCAGGGCGTATGCCGCGTCGTCGCCCATCTCCAGCATCCGCAGCGGCCGCCCGTGCGCGACGATCAGCGGGACGAGAGCGGCGAACACCCCGAGCAGCGGCCAGACCTGCGCCCAGTCGCGACCCTCGAGCGAACCGGTCATCCACAGCGTGGCCTGGGCGGCGTCGACCAGGCTGGCCTTGGTGATCAGGTAGCCGTTGGCCGCGGTGAGCATGGCGGCGATGCCGATG includes:
- a CDS encoding FAD-binding oxidoreductase, whose protein sequence is MAPQNITEATLAGLRRELTGDAYAPGDPEYDDARTVFNGMIDRRPAVIAQCESGPDVARAVRFGRENDLEIAVRGGGHSVAGMALTDGGIVVDLRRIHTVVVDPQSRAARIGGGATMSHLDRATQPHALATTGGRASTTGVGGFTLGGGSGWLERKWGLACDNLIAVELVTADGDTVHASADENQELFWALHGGGGNFGVATAITLQLHPLPAMSIAMLLFQPEAGPQVVRAYRDFIESAPDEVGGGCIYITGPPEPFVPEHMVGKLVLAVLVTYTGSEDEIRDVSAPMLGLGHQAEVITELPYAELQCMLDDPPLMRNYWSAEYMTSFPDEAVDAYCSRAADMPVPTGTQHVLFPMGGAVAEGPADYPVPWREAPWAVHPFGIWESPDDDERAKQWVRDVRADVRPWSMGATYLNFIGREGQERVVAAYGEDNYKRLAAVKAQYDPENVFRLNHNIRPASPNGA
- a CDS encoding PucR family transcriptional regulator → METQGGITVQRALELPGLRAGLPEVVAGADRLQRTVRWVHAGEAPNIASLLKGGELLLTTGMGLGTRPAEQRAFVRGLADRGIAALVVELGPRFNRLPSVIVETARAAGLPLVQLHREVPFVSVTEEVHTEIVNGHYALLRQAEEVHRRCTEVLLEGGGVPQVLRILADFTANPVFLETADGQLLYAAGSHAGRAGADPLQVWDGLRGQRAARESPPAGTVLVDVPGGGQGAASVRARLVLLAVGSPLLTVHRMAAERAAGLLAVVLMQARQEEELAARGRGDFLTDLAEGRITAEDAPAQARVLGFKPGEGPLLPVVMRLAAELSPSGNWALLARAVLEELSAVGVPVLLGVRPVEGRVPLLLGLRSESERHAVADRVAAALRAGVERAGLERAGAHPPVVVVGMAGGWAAASAGLRHASEAATAAQGLSDRPWYDARRLDIDLLLWRLREHPDLSAFVERAIGPLRDHDASSRPPLLPTLQTYLAHAGRKAETARELHLNRQTLYNRLARISELLGTDLDDPQTVLALSLALRARRLVP
- a CDS encoding glycosyltransferase family 4 protein; the encoded protein is MTQLRTVQVLGGGSAGSSAHARSLAAGLVARGVRVTVCAPAELEHLYDFPGAGAHFAAVPRRSDPAAIGALRAFCAKADVVHAHGLHAALRAALALSGQRVPLIVTWHTRSHDEGARGQVVRLMERRAARAAAVVLGTCSELVDRARRRGARDARLARVAVPAPRACPGRAENKSRAELGAVDRPLLMAVGSLVPHRGYGTLLDAARLWRGLDPVPLVVIAGEGPERGALQRRIDTEDLPVRLAGRRDDIGDLLAAADLALLPSRWEARSLLAQEALRLGVPLVATAVGGTPELVGDAAELVPYGNAAALADAVTRLLGDAGRRGELTAAGRVQAGTWPTEDETIAQVLSVYDEVVAGR
- the recN gene encoding DNA repair protein RecN codes for the protein MRIRSLGVIDDAVVELSPGFTAVTGETGAGKTMVVTSLGLLLGGRADPALVRIGAKSAVVEGRISVSAGASAALRAEEAGAELDEGTLLISRTVSAEGRSRAHLGGRSVPVGMLSELADELVAVHGQTDQQGLLRPARQREALDRYAGDAVTGPHAKYASAYRRLRAVSVELDELTTRARERAQEADLLRFGLGEIEGVEPRAGEDLELAAEAERLGHAEALASAASVAHAALAGNPEDPEGVDATTLVAGAGRALDAVRSHDPALAALADRMGEISILLGDVAGELAGYADNLDADPLRLAAVEERRAALTALTRKYAGQGEGIAAVLAWSEQGAERLTELDGDDDRIGELAAERDALRSELSGLAQALTDARSEAAARFAEAVTAELASLAMPHARVSFEIRQSEDPEGVEVGGRTVAYGPSGVDEVELLLAPHPGAPPRPIAKGASGGELSRVMLAVEVVFAGTDPVPTYLFDEVDAGVGGKAAVEIGRRLAKLAKTAQVVVVTHLPQVAAFADRQLLVEKTNDGSVTRSGVTVLEGEDRVRELSRMLAGQEDSQTARAHAEELLATARADG
- a CDS encoding NAD kinase — protein: MTTTPAATPAATSTRTVFLLAHTGRPAAIRSAELVVQGLLRSGLGVRVLAAEAADLPLPSSVETVSEATPEVLDGCELLIVLGGDGTLLRGAEFARASGVPMLGVNLGRVGFLAEAERDDLDKVVDRVVTRAYEVEERMTIDVVVHTNGDVVHQDWALNEAAVQKVSPDRMLEVVLEIDGRPVTGFGCDGIVCATPTGSTAYAFSAGGPVVWPEVEALLMVPISAHALFAKPLVTSPTSVLAVEVQRNTPHGVLWCDGRRTIELPPAARVEVRRGAVPVRLARLHHASFTDRLVAKFALPVSGWRGAPH
- a CDS encoding TlyA family RNA methyltransferase — its product is MAGVARRRLDAELVRRNLARSREHASQLIAAGRVTVGGNTATKSATQVETSAAIVVASDDGDPDYVSRGGHKLAGALAAFMPLGLKIEGRRALDAGASTGGFTDVLLRSGAGHVVAVDVGYGQLAWSLQSDERVSVKDRTNVRELTLESIDGVPVDLVVGDLSFIPLGLVLPALARCAAPDADLVLMVKPQFEVGRERLGSGGVVRSPELRAEAVKAVAGKAAELGLGVQGVTASPLPGPSGNVEYFLWLRAGAPQLDPADVDRAVAEGPR
- a CDS encoding SCP2 sterol-binding domain-containing protein, translated to MATTEECRSALDKLSDNLARADGEVQGAAALDRSLSCHIKDLDITFTGRLDDGRIEVTDTIQGPPREKAQIRLAMSGDDLVAMVDGELNFAKAWASGRVRLEAGFRDLLRLRTML
- a CDS encoding ABC transporter ATP-binding protein — its product is MQRLTAESVTLGYDRRVIAENLSVEIPDHSFTVIVGPNACGKSTLLRALSRMIKPSHGRVLLDGHSIHSLPAKKVAKTLGLLPQSSIAPDGITVADLVARGRYPHQGLLRQWSAEDERIVDESMAATGVGELAERYVDELSGGQRQRVWIAMALAQQTPLLLLDEPTTFLDIQHQLEVLDLCAELHEGQGRTLVAVLHDLNQAARYATHLIALREGRVVAEGVPADVVTAELVEHVFGVKSQVIDDPESGTPLVVPAARRRAAPASQRLPLLPATASSEAAADRGSPPRA
- a CDS encoding iron chelate uptake ABC transporter family permease subunit, whose amino-acid sequence is MRTPGGLSMRVDTRTGLIVVLLAAVTVAAGVVLIGSGDFPISPGEVVATLLGNGTPAQEFIVQDLRLPRVLAGLLVGASLALSGAVFQSISRNPLGSPDVIGFGQGATVGALGVIVLFHGGALAVAGGAVAGGLVTGVAVYVLAWKRGVHGYRLVLTGIGIAAMLTAANGYLITKASLVDAAQATLWMTGSLEGRDWAQVWPLLGVFAALVPLIVAHGRPLRMLEMGDDAAYALGVPVERTRLVLMGSGVLLVAVATAAAGPIAFVALSAPQLARRLTRSPGPNLAAASVMGAALLLIADWAGTTAFGDRQLPVGVVTGVLGGCYLLWLLVTERKAGRI